The following is a genomic window from Chloroflexota bacterium.
ATCGCGACCTGAGGCGCTGCCCCGAATGCGGGCGCAACCTCATGAGCAAACGCGCCTACACCAAAAAAGTCTCGGCCTCCATTCGCACCGTCGCCTTCTCGCTCATTCTGCAAACCGGGGTCGCCATGATTGAAGGCATCGTGGTGGTGATCGTCAGCTTTCAGGGGCGCAACGGTCTCATTCAATACGTGTACGACACTGTTCATTTGCAAGACTTGTTTGGCGACTATCTGAGTTGGGCAACGGGCTGGCCGCCAATTCTGATGTGGGCCGCCGGCATCCGCATTGTGCTTTTTACCGCCCTCATCCTGGCTCTGCTCTGGAAGATCACCCTGGCCTATTACGTCACCGTCGGCGCTATGATCGCCGACATGGTGTGGACGGTCTTTCGCTGGTTCAACAAATTCACCGGGCCGGTCATCGCCGTGCTCGACATCCTCTTCGCTCTAGTCACCCTGGCCCTGGTCTTCGCCACCGATCGCGACTTTGCCGTCAACGAAGAGCGCCTGCTGTGCCTGCCCCAGCCGCACACCAAAGGCGGCATTGAGTTCAACCGCCTCGGCCACCTTTACCGGCAGAAGGGCATGTGGGCTTTGGCGGTGCGGCACTGGCGGCTGGCTGTGGGGGCCATGCCGCTCCGCGCCGATTTTTATAAAGACCTGGCCGTTGGCTACGCCCAGATCGGCTACTACCAGCGCGCCCTCGGCGCCCTGGCTGAAGCCAGGCGGCAAGCCCCCGACGACGCCGACATGCCACAACTGGCCCGGCTCATCGAAGAAAAGAAATCGAAAGACCCGCGCCCGCGCGGCTGATCGAGACAAGACCTGTCAGGTCTGGTGGAGTGCGGCTTGCAACAATAAGCACCCAAGACCTGACAGGTCTGGGAAATTACCATGCAATTCCTGGACATCCTCTGGCAACTTCTCACCAACCCTAACATTGTTTACCTTCTGCTCATCGCCGGGTTGTGGTCAACAGTCGTGGCCTTTGTCACGCCCGGAACCGGCTTGCCCGAATCGGCGGCAGTGCTCTGCCTGGGCCTGGCCCTGTTGGGGCTGGCTCGCATGCCGGTCAACATCGTCGGCCTGGCCCTGATCCTGCTTTCGGTCATTCTCTTCCTGCTCGAACTCAAGTGGCCCAGCCACGGCGCGTTCATGATCTCCGGTGGGTTGACTCTGGGCGCTGGATCGTTGTTCCTGTTTCGCGCCGACGTTGCCACTGCCGGGGTGTCGCTATGGCTGATCAGCTTCACCGTGCTCGGCACCGCCGCCTTTTTTAGTTTTGCCCTCAGCAAAGCCTGGGCCGTGCGCAACCGCCCGCCCTTCCAGAATCCGGATGCCGTGGTCGGCGCGCAAGGTGAAGCCAAGACCGACGTTTTTGCCGAAGGCTCGGTGCAAGTGGGCAACGAATTGTGGACGGCCCAAGCCGACGAGTTAATTCCAGCCGGAACTAAGGTGCAGGTCGTTCAACGGTTGGGACTAAGACTTAAAGTCGTTCGTGTCAAAACAGGCTAAAATGCCTGAGACAATAAACTCTCTATACAAACCTTGAAGGAGGTTTCTCAAAATGCCAGAAGCTTTAGCAACTCTCGTAACAATCGGATGTATCGGTCTGTTTGTGTTCGTTATCGTAGCCGTCGTGGCCGGCAACGCCATCCGCATCGTGCCCGAATACCAGCGGCTGGTTGTCTTCCGCTTAGGAGGCTCTATCGGCACCAAAGGGCCAAAACTCGTGTTCTTGATTCCTTTCATCGACAGGGCCATCAGCGTGGACTTGCGCGAGCAGGTGCGCGAAGTGCCACACCAGACGAGTATCACCAAAGACAACGCGCCGATCTCGATTGACTTTCTGTGGTATTACAAAGTCATTGACCCGGCGGCGAGCGTGATCCAGGTTGGTAACTTTGAGCTGGCCGCACAAGGCATCGCCACCACCACCCTGCGCTCTGTCATCGGCGGCATCGCCCTCGACGAAGTGCTCTCGCAACGTGAGCACATCAACACCACCCTGCGCGTCAAGCTGGACGAGATCACCGAGCGCTGGGGCGTCAAAGTCACCAACGTCGAAATCCGCGAAATCATCCCGCCGCGTGACGTGCAGGATGCGATGAATCGCCAGCTTTCGGCCGAGCGCACCCGCCGCGCCCTCGTCACCGAGTCCACTGGCGACAAGGAAGCCGCCGTCAACCGGGCCGAGGGCACCAAGCAGGCCGCCATCTTGCAGGCCGAAGGCGAGCGGCAGTCCAACATCCTGCGCGCCGAGGGCGACAAGCAGGCCCAACTCCTGCGCGCCGAGGGTTTCTCGTCGGCGTTGGACAAAATCTTCCAGGTCGCCCAGACTGTAGACGGCAAAACCATGTCGCTCCAGTATCTCGAAGCGCTCAAGAGCATCGGCGCCAGCCCGTCCACCAAGTACATCTTTCCAATGGAATTTACGAGTCTGTTGAGCGGATTCGTTAACAAGGAAAAGTGATGACCGCTGACGGCAGACGATTGACGGCGGATGACAGACCTCGCCCGTCTCAAGTGGTCAGTAGTCCATCGTCGGTCGTCCCGGCCGTCATCCTGCCCGCTACCTTCCGCGACCTGAACCAGGCTCGGGCGCTCGAAAGAGTCTGCTTCGGGCCGGAAGGCTGGGGCACCCTCGAACTGTTCTTCGCCCTGCTCTTCCCGAACACCGTTCGTCTCAAAGCCGTCGCCGATGATCAACTCGTCGGGCTGGTCATTGGCGACCGCCAACCCTGGGAAAGAATGGGCTGGGTGGCCACCCTCGGCGTTCTCCCCAATTACCAGCGGCGCGGAATCGGCGGCGCTTTGCTGGCCGCCTGCGAATCGGTGCTGGGCCAGCCGAGAGTCCGCCTCACCGTCCGTTTGTCCAACCAGGCCGCCATTGCCCTCTACCGTCAGGTTGGCTACCAGCGAGTGAGCGTCTGGCACGGCTATTACTCCGGCGGCGAAGACGGGCTGGTGATGGAAAAGACAGTGAACAATTAGCAGTAGACAGTGAACAGTCAACTTGCTGCTCACTACTCACTGTTCACTGCTCACTGTTCACTAGCCACTGATGAACGCTCTTTCCACCGACTCGCTCGCCCACGACTTTCCTTCGCCACGCGGGCCGGTTCAGGCCTTAAGCGAGGTCACGCTCTCGGTGGAGCGCGGCGAGTTCTTCGGCCTGTTCGGCCCGAACGGCGCCGGCAAGAGCACCCTCATTCGCATCCTCACTACGCTTATCATCCCCACCAGTGGCCGGGCAACAGTGATGGGTCACGACGTTTTGCGCCAGGCCGACAAAGCGCGCGAGAACTTCGGCCTGGTGTTCGCCAACGAAAACTCATTTTATGGCCGCCTCACCGGGCGGCAAAATTTGGAATTCTTCGCCGCCCTGCAAAACATTCCGCGCTCACAAGCAAAGCAACGCGCCGCCGAACTGCTCGACCTCTTCGGCCTCGGCAACGCCGCCGACGCTTACTTTCAAAGTTACTCCACCGGCATGAGGCAGAAGCTCAACGTGGCCCGCGCCCTGCTCCACAACCCGCCCCTCCTCTTCCTCGACGAGCCGACCAAAGGCATGGACGTGGTCACCGCCGAAAGCGTGCGAACGCTTCTGCGCCGCGATCTTGTCGAGCGACAAGGCAAGACGGTGGTGTTGACCACGCACGATTTGGATGAGATGGAGTCGCTTTGTGATCGGGTTGCGATTTTGGAAGCGGGGAAGATACGCGCTTTCGGCGCGCCCGCCGACTTGATCCAGCAGGCCAGCGCCAGCGTTGTCTACCGGCTGGAGATCGCCGCCGCGCCCGATGGACTTGTGGCCCAACTGAGCGGCCTGCCGGGCGTGGACTCCGTTGAAGCCGTCTCTCAAACCTCAGCCGCCACTGTCCTCGAGTTGACGTTCCGCGACCCGGCCACCCCGCCCGACTTGTGGCAAACTCTGGCCGCCCGCCACATCGCCGTCAAACGCTACGCCCCCAAAGACGACGGCCTGCGCGCGCTGATCCGCAACAACGGCCTCAGCGCCTCACCCTCCGACGCCAACGCACCTTCTGTTTGAACTGTTTTCAACACGAAGACACGAAGGCACCAGGACACCAAGATTTTTCTTTGTGTCTTCGTGTCTTTGTGCCCTTGTGCTTATGCCGAAGTCACGGTTTGTCGGACCTGGCGCAACGGAAGCCGCCGGGGTTGTAGGCGGCGGTGTCGGTGGCGCTGTAGCGGCGCGAGGCGGCGCGGATGTTGGCAAAGAGGTCGTTCCACGAACTGGAGCGCAGGGCATGAACGCCGCCGAGAAATGAGGGCGTGGGCGTGACGGTGTTGAACACTTTCACAAAGTACGAGTCGTAATA
Proteins encoded in this region:
- a CDS encoding SPFH/Band 7/PHB domain protein: MPEALATLVTIGCIGLFVFVIVAVVAGNAIRIVPEYQRLVVFRLGGSIGTKGPKLVFLIPFIDRAISVDLREQVREVPHQTSITKDNAPISIDFLWYYKVIDPAASVIQVGNFELAAQGIATTTLRSVIGGIALDEVLSQREHINTTLRVKLDEITERWGVKVTNVEIREIIPPRDVQDAMNRQLSAERTRRALVTESTGDKEAAVNRAEGTKQAAILQAEGERQSNILRAEGDKQAQLLRAEGFSSALDKIFQVAQTVDGKTMSLQYLEALKSIGASPSTKYIFPMEFTSLLSGFVNKEK
- a CDS encoding GNAT family N-acetyltransferase, translating into MTADGRRLTADDRPRPSQVVSSPSSVVPAVILPATFRDLNQARALERVCFGPEGWGTLELFFALLFPNTVRLKAVADDQLVGLVIGDRQPWERMGWVATLGVLPNYQRRGIGGALLAACESVLGQPRVRLTVRLSNQAAIALYRQVGYQRVSVWHGYYSGGEDGLVMEKTVNN
- a CDS encoding ABC transporter ATP-binding protein; translation: MNALSTDSLAHDFPSPRGPVQALSEVTLSVERGEFFGLFGPNGAGKSTLIRILTTLIIPTSGRATVMGHDVLRQADKARENFGLVFANENSFYGRLTGRQNLEFFAALQNIPRSQAKQRAAELLDLFGLGNAADAYFQSYSTGMRQKLNVARALLHNPPLLFLDEPTKGMDVVTAESVRTLLRRDLVERQGKTVVLTTHDLDEMESLCDRVAILEAGKIRAFGAPADLIQQASASVVYRLEIAAAPDGLVAQLSGLPGVDSVEAVSQTSAATVLELTFRDPATPPDLWQTLAARHIAVKRYAPKDDGLRALIRNNGLSASPSDANAPSV
- a CDS encoding SUMF1/EgtB/PvdO family nonheme iron enzyme — translated: YPWGNQPPDNTLLNFNLASGDTTQVGAFPNGASPYGALDMSGNVVEWVSDYYYDSYFVKVFNTVTPTPSFLGGVHALRSSSWNDLFANIRAASRRYSATDTAAYNPGGFRCARSDKP